Genomic window (Oryza sativa Japonica Group chromosome 3, ASM3414082v1):
TGATAATCTGATTGTGTTGTGTtggaaatatttatatatttttttataaatttgatcaaacttaaaaatgtttgatttggaaaaaaaaagtaaaagtgacttataatataaaacgaaggGATTAGTTTTTTATAAGATAAATAGTCTTATCCAAAAGTTAAAGATGaccaatatgaaaaaaaatagttgccATAGAACATTcgacaattactccctccatccaaatctAAGGCATATTACTTTTttcattgagaaaaaaaaagtaccaaGGATTATACGCCTGCATGCAAACCAATgaggagtattaaatattaagATGGTTATTCGGGTTTCGATTTCCAATCAATAATTTAATCTAGCACTACAAAACAAAAACACAATATTTTTATGTAAGTCTTAGATGCAGGAAgactatatatacacacacctatctcattttgaaaaataataaataaaatatcctTAAGACTTTTGAATGGAGGATGTACATTATAATTACACTGCGATATACTTAACTTATATAAATTACTACTccctatgtttttttaatacataGCATTGTTGACTTTTATTACAAACTTAGATCATTCaacttattcaaaaatttgtgcaaatataaaaaaatataagtaatgTTTAAAGTTCCTTTATTGATAAATCAAGccacaacaaaagaaaagatatttacttaaATATTATtcatttgaataagacgaatggttgtAAAAAATTAATGGcttcatatatttaaaaaatagagatagaataaaataaaaaagaccACATAGGCACGGTGGCTAGCATGCCTATGTGCTATGTTATGCTATGAGACCACCTATGtggtctttttttaaaaaagacaacCTATgtggtcttttttttaaaaaagacccCAAGCGATCGATCCCCATCCACCCCTAtactctcctctccccccttcctccttcccttcttctcttcctactacaccccAATTATCTCCACCCCGTAGGAACTACGAGATCACCTCGTAGGAACTACGTAatttaaaaaacaataaaaaatataaagttgaaaaatttatttatagaaatactatataaaaaaatatttgaattcaaattcaaatttgaaacggatttgtaaacttttgacttataaactttgggtctataaactttaggtgtataaacattagatgtatagaaataccatatataaaaaatatttgaattcaaattcaaatttgaatcggatataattcaaattcaaatttgaatcggggatgtaaacttttgacttataaactttgggtctataaactttagatgtatagaaatactatatataaaaaatatttgaattcaaattcaaatttgaatcggatatataaacttttgatttataaactttaggtttctaaactttggatgtgtaaacttgaggtgtataaactttaggtacataaatttactaaaataaaaaagtaatgtggtgccaaaaaaaaaacaggtggAGGGAGAGGGCGATACGAATATGATCGCTGGGGCAATCGATCGCCCCTTAGCAATCTGGCTTCTCGTACGAAAGTCCGCCTTGTGCAgctatgtcaaaaaaaaaaaaatcttcactcCCTCAAACAAATCTCCACACGATCTAACGGTTTCACAAACGGAAAGTTTTGAGGGAGAAACTgtcaaggttttttttttagcaaatccaaaagaaaagaaaaacccgGAGAGGGTAATTTGGCCCGTCTGTCAGCATCTGATCCGCGATCACCAGGATATTCTGATGGCAACAACTAGCACTGGGTTAATCAGCATAGGTCGATCGCGCGCCCTGCTAGAGTTTAATTACATTTCAGATAACATCTCTACCACGCTGTCACGGTGCTAAAATCCCGGAAACCCACGCCTAATCACATGGCATCATGCCCATGACAGCCGGGGAAACAGCAACTCCATTTATATAACACTCCCCAAGATCTCGTACTCCGTAGATGGCATCCACACATATACACACACTCCTCGACTCCTTGGCCctttatatacatacacacaggCACACGTCCCACTCACTCGCTGCCTGCTCAAACACACACACGGCACTCCATTTTTAACAAGTGTTTTCTCTCTGACAAGCCAGCTGCACTTAAGCATTGCTAGAGCGCTAAGCTACCTGCAGCGTAGTGTAGTGTAGTGTACTGCCATGGCAGTGCGcgtgcttcttcctcctcctcgccggtggTTCTTGCTTTCTTctctgctgctggtggtggcggcggctgttcCCGTCGTCCAtggatacggcggcggcggtgggctgaCGGTCGGGTTCTACAAGGAGTCGTGCCCGGAGGCGGAGAAGATAGTGCgcaaggtggtggcggcggctgtccATGACGACCCGACCACCACCGCGCCGCTGCTCAGGCTTCACTTCCACGATTGTTTCGTCAGGGTAAACTAAAATGCATTATTACTACTTGTCtcgttattttctttttatagatTGAAGTCCAAATGTCATCTTTACTCTTTTACTACTGATTCAAAGGTTTCATTATtcaaagctaaaaaaaaaaagggtttaaCTGTGAGCTAGTGAAGGTGAAAAAGTAaaaaggaggagaggataagatatGTGGGTTAGCTAGATTCCTTCAAAATGGGCCTTTTTTCTGCATCCTGTTTGATTGCCTTTTTGAGTGAAATGGCATCCAAAGCCGGTCTAAAATGATGAGATGCAGTCCATCATCAGTCGTCCACAAACTAAAGTGGTGACCCTCTGAAACTTTCTGTAtaaaataatcataaaaaaacaCTAGTAATCCACTCACAAGCCCTGACAAGTGCCAAATTTTTTCTTTCCACAAGACAAACATCCGCAATGCCGTAGATGAAGTGGTCTGtacaaattaaaatgtgcaaattagCATTCTTTCAAGACCATGATTGTTTGATCGATATGTTACCATGGAATTGGTCGATGAACGTACAGGGGTGTGAAGGATCGGTGCTGATCAACTCGACCAAGAAGAACACGGCGGAGAAGGACGCCAAGCCGAATCACACGCTGGACGCGTACGACGTCATCGACGCAATCAAGGAGAAGCTGGAGCACAAGTGCCCCGCTaccgtctcctgcgccgacatcctCGCCATTGCTGCCAGAGACGCCGTCTCCTTGGTAATCACTAgtacctccgttttaaaataaatatagtcGTGAGTATCCGTGTCTAATGTttaatcatccgtcttattaaaaaaattagtcacacataaagtactagtATTTACCCTCCGCTTtccaatgtaagtcattttaatatttcctatatttatattgatgttaatgaatctaaatatatattaatattaatatgaatatgacaaatgctagaatgacttacattgtgaaacgatgGAGTATGTTTTATcacctaataataataaaaaatactaatcataaaatatttttaaataagaagaACAATCGAATGTTGGAGATTAATAGTATAAAACTggacttattttgggacggagggagtagtaattaatgaagattattaattaataattcCATCTCATACCTTAATATGTTGAAAAATTTTAtcacaattttaatataatttttaatataaagtttGATCTCTTTTAGTACTGGAGATATCGTGAGAGATCATTTtacacttaaaaaaatattgtaactcTCAATACCTTATCAGAAACTGTAAAATCACTCTAAGATGCAAGTCTTTGTGCTTAGGCAACAAAGGCGGTGAGGCAAGGACGGTGGAGCAAGGACGGCAACTTGTACGAGGTGGAGACCGGCCGGCGAGACGGCCGCGTGTCGAGCGCCAAGGAGGCGGTGACCTACTTGCCCGACTCCTTCGATGGAATTCGCAGGCTCATCACCAGGTTTGCTTCCAAGGGCCTCAGCCTCAAGGATCTGGCTGTTCTGTCAGGTACGTAGCCACATATTTAATCTCCATTCAGCCTAGCTTTCAGGCGTCACACATACAGTTTCTTGCAGACCAAAAGTGTTCAAACTTCACCTGATGAGATATTGAGgatatgtttagttcacgtcaaaattggaagtttcgttaaaattggaactatatgacggaaaagtttgaagtttgtatgtgtaggaaagttttgatgtgatgaaaaagttggaagtttgaaaaaaaaaattagaactatACTCGGTCTGAAATAACATATATagtaaaaattttgaattggcTTCATGTGAAAACATTAAAAGATTCTAGTGGATTCACCACGATAGCATTCCAATAGTGGCAAAATTAGACCATGAGTAGTTTCCTGTTCAGGACAACATGTAGTTGCCGATATATCACCCGTGCACTTCCAATCATTACTTATACAAATatgcaaggaaaaaaatataaaggagATAGTATGACATCATCTCAGTGAAAACATAATGATACCGTTTTCACACCactgaatttttttagaaaaatatagcaatatttttaatccaaaacaaacatattatcgtaatatatacaatattaaatttagtaaaactaatttattttgtgttatagatgttgctatatttctctacaaacttagttaaattttagaaaaatgattaaaaaaatcaaaacgtcttataatataaaatggattgAGTAGTTTTTTACGCGGTTGTTGGGCATCCAGTTCTGCGGCAATGGCTGCAGCAGTCAGGTAGCTTACTTGTGCCTGTGTACTCATAGTGGTTGCAGCTGCTCCGTTGTCTGGCAACATGAATAGGGCCTATACTAAGAGTGAAATATTCCAAAATGTAACAAATTGACAACGAAGTGGTCAGTACTGGTGATATGTATTTAATTACTTTCCAATATTTTTGATTGAATTATTTCAGGTCTAAACCCCCTGTTCagttaaaaattttgaataacaaCCATGTATATGTAATTTTTGTCATGAGGTCGATATGATGCCCTACTTGAAACCCATTGTAGTTTTGTATGACAATGTCGACCGTCAAAGCTAGTATCAGACAGAGCATGAAGTCACATGTCTCTTTTACTACTGGCCTATTGATGTCGCGTGTAGGAGAAACTATTACGATTTGAGAAAGGGCCTGTAGAGCATGAAGTCACATGTCTCTTTTACTACTGGCCTATTGATGTCGCGTGTAGGAGAAACTATTACGATTTGCGAAAGGGCCTGTAGTCTGTAGCCTAGTGTTTACGAGAGCCTCAGTAGCATCTAAGGTTCTAGGTTCGACTCTCTATGAGAGcgaattttctaggatttaacggtgttgtgctttcagtggtaggcgacgtacccgtcgacagcgaggcgcctgtggtgacttcgtcaatatcAAGGATTCGCCGGcctagtcttcgaagatgctcataggggtagggtttacgTGCGTACGTTCATAGGAGTAAGTGcacgtgcgttgtgagtgtctgtgttgtactgtgtaatttcaaaaaaaaaaagaaactattaCGATTTGTTCAAAGTATAGAACAACATCACACATTTCAAGGAATAATCAATTACTAATAAGGGGATAAACGGAATATGGTCGGTCTCAAAATTGCCAAAATGAAAATCAGACgcagaaaatataaaaaatcaaaGAATGCTGCAGTACAGACGTAAagtaccactggtggagaaatgctttttagtcctagttcgtaaccccctgtagtcccggtttttcaaccgggactacgaatccgggactaaagatcgctatctttagtcccggttcaaataaccgggactaaaaatcaatctttagtcccggttgatgttaccaaccgggactaaagatggaagaatctttagtcccggttgataacaccaaccgggactaaagatattttttcttttttttttctgcttttaatattgaatattgatttcacaccatcccctcccatatccaaatcatcacatattacagaacatctccaaatcctcaaacaaatcatctccaaatacatcacaaactcttaaaaaaattacatcacagggttctaaaaaattcatcacagattcacatctcacacaaaaatacatcacagattcacatctcaaaaaaaaaaagaaaaaaaatccggccggcggccactgccgcctcccctcctcgcatccgcgccggccggccagcgccgcgtcggtcgccgccgagcggccgcccaccgcagccgccgcctccgcgcggccccCGGCACCGCCGCgcggcctcccgcgccgccgcgccggccgcccaccgccgccgccgcgcggccccccgcgctgccgcaccggccgccgcgcaggccgcctccgcgccgtcccccgcgtcgccgcctccgcgccgaccGCCTGCACTGtggtgaaggaaaaaaggaaggagaggaggggagttagagataaggaaagagataagaagttagagaggaaaaaaagagatagagggaggagtttgttgtgtggacgggaaaagaggatcggtactatggattatatagtgtgttttgatttttattctcggttagtaacaccaaccgggactaaaaataggtttttagtcccggttggtgttactaaccgggactaaagatcatagggCCCTGACACAgcctgacatggaatcaaccgggactaaaaatgaactttagtcccggttggagttaccaaccgggagtaaagatgatttttagtcccggttggtaacaacaaccgggactaaagatcttcctcttattaaccgggactaaaaatcatttttagtcccggtttttaatggaaccgggactattgtggatatgggtcgaccgaccaaagatggtttctctaccagtgtacCCTAGCATTCTTAAAGAttatttaactttgtttatattCTTATGCATGACACTTTGAACTTTCAGGCGCCCACGCGCTGGGCAACACGCACTGCCCATCGATAGCGAAGCGTCTGCGCAACTTCACGGCGCACCACAACACGGACCCGACCCTGGATGCGACGTACGCCGCGGGGCTGCGGCGGCAGTGCAGGTCGGCCAAGGACAACACCACCCAGCTGGAGATGGTGCCCGGCAGCTCGACCACCTTCGACGCCACCTACTACGGCCTCGTCGCCGAGCGGAAGGGCATGTTCCACTCCGACGAGGCGCTGCTCCGGAACGACGTTACCAGGGGGCTCGTCTACGAGTACATGAGATCGGAGGAGAGCTTCCTCCGGGACTTTGGCGTGTCAATGGTGAACATGGGCAGGGTGGGCGTGCTCACCGGCAGCCAGGGGGAGATCCGGAGGACATGCGCCCTTGTCAACTAGCAAAAGCTGctccatgctgatttggtgccCTTCGCCGATATCTCTGTGTACCTGATCACCTAGAGACTAATAGGAGTGTCGTCTGGATTAATTAGGGATTATATTATGTCCAAGTCTGAAATCTATGTGAAACAAATTATTGCCGTTGAAACATTTGCTAgaattgtaagaaaaaaaatacgcaATGACGGGGCATCATTctattttagtttaaaattctATTTTAACAATTAATCCATCCATAACTTGTTTTTAATTTAAACATTTACCACTTTCATCCTCATTGATTTTGTGGAAAAATTTTGCTGCATTGTGATTACTAGTCATCAACCCGTGTATTGTATGGgctaatattaaaatattaatcatatgctaaataCATATGCGAATAATGATTATATGATTAACTAAGAATTGTGAAATTAACTTTTACGAGATCTAATTGCTAAGGAATCGAACCCCTTATTCGTTGGCATGGATCCTCCTTTTACAGGCGAATGGGAGTCCACCATACCAATACATGTATGTAGAAGCAGGGCCCACTCCAACGAAATCGATATACTTAGTCTTGTCAATGTCCCTCCTGACATGCCAGGCGAATGTGTCAGTTCTCCCACAACTGTTAGATGGTGCTGAGTTTGAAGAAGTTTCCATCTAGTTATATCATGAGCCCATGGGTCAGCCCATGGGACAGCTGATGGAATATTGGGCGGTGGACGCCTGAGGACGTGACACGCTGCCTCTCTCTTACTCCTTTGGTTGATGTGGCATGTAGGAGGCTACATACGGTGCCACCACCAAGATGCAGATGCGGGTAGCCCCTATAATGATAATCATGAGGTTAGCTGCAGTTAAACCACTAGGCCATCCTAGGTATACAGAGAAACCCAGGGCGAGCCCAGGGCAGGAGGCAAAGCCCTCGGTGATGAGCCCAGGGCTTGTGGCATGCCCAAATCAAGGGGGTGTGCCAGGGACTATCGTGTTTTCAGGACATAGTGCATGCCGGGGGCATCCAACATGCCCAGGGCGCTCGCATCAACTCCATCGCTGTTTTATAGATTTTCTTCTTGACTCGGACAAGCTTCTCCAAGATGTCAATGATTGAAGGAGTTCTTGATGGATATAACCTGATTGAGGCGTGCTAAGTGGTACGCCCCGTCTTCAACACCTTGAAGATATAGATCTCTTATGTTTCCTCACTCTTCTAGACGCCTTGAAGATGTAATCTTATAAGTCTCTTGAAGATATAAATCTTGTACATCTCTTGAATATGTAAATCTTGTACGTCTCTTGTAGATGTAGATCTTGTATGTCTCTTGTTGACTTAATTTGTCAAAGCCCTGAGGACCCGGGGAGATGGCGACCGCATCTCCATTCCTCCGACATACTTAATTAACCATGCGCTAATGAGCGATCTCATTTTCCTTGCAGGGAGGAGAAGTTCCGAACTCTCCCTcccgaacacacccttagttgTATGAAGAATGAGTTTCAGAAAGGTGCTCTTTTCTTTTGTACTAAGGAGCATGCACACGGTGGTAGCGGCTCTCGACGATTACACGTGGGTGCGTGTAATTAAAGACAGACTTTTGATGTGGACACTACTAGAATATCTTCAGTTGTGGGATCAAGTTTCCGATGTTGAAGCTAACATTTAACGATAGCTATTCTGTACTTCTTGGGGAAAGTCCTCGTGGGTTGCGCTGAGCTGATTTGGGGGGGCTAAGATTCTAGGTCGCTGTAAGATGTTCATGTACCTTGCCACATGGAAGAGTTGCTTGATGTCAGCCAACCTAGATTGATGGGGATTGCCAAGTTAGCTAGTTTGTCCCCTTTGCATGATGGAGCCGTTGATATGCTATCACCTACTTGTGGCGTGTTCCTTCTCCAATCAAGTATGGGGAGTTTTCCACCACAGGATTCACGTTCCACCCCAACCACCCGACCTAATCGATCTCACAGCTTGGTGTTGAAGTTGCATTtatccccctagtgggttttggtgattaatgacgaatagggttaagggactaatgagtaTTATTGAGCATACTCAGGTGTTTAGTCCCAAGATGATTGTATGTGATCAAGAGATGCTTGGAGAACCCCCCACAACAAATATTCAAGCGGAATTGGAACTCGAAGGGCGCATAGGATAGTTTAATTTTTGCATTCGagttttaggaaaaaccgtactattaagaggggttccaggtgtGGTTCTGGGATACAACAAGTGCTCTTAGGGAGATTCAAGTGTTGAAATATTTTTGGGAGCTATTTTTGGAAATAGCCCTTCCTCGGGCAGAGAAGGCTGGCCGAAAGTTCCGGTCCTTGGACCCAGAAGTTCTGGACCTTTGAGAGGTGAAATTTTTCCTAAGTGTTGTCCGGAACTTCCAGTGgtcaggaagttccggaccctTCCCAGTTCAAaaatgtgagtaacggctagatgacgtcacctagccgttatatatatctagatcgTCCCCAGCTCACCCTTTGGCCATTTCAGTTTTGCTTTTCCACTCCATAGCTGTTGCTAGCCTCTCCCATGAGCTTCTTTGCTTCCTCCACCCAATCTTGAGCCATTCTTGTAAGAGAGTGAGATTTTGAGGGTGAAGGAGAAGAGTTGGAGAAGGTTTGAAGGCTAAGATTGGTGTGAGCACTTAGGGTATCTCGTGggctgtcatctcggtgcttattactcttggagatcttctcctagacggttaggtgtcgcccgcgagCTTCCTTGcaattgtggatgtcccgggaaagtttgtgaaggtatTCCTCACCTCCGTAAGAAAATgaggtaagtgagtaaagaACCTTGTGCTGAAGTCCTAGAGGTTTTCCTAGTAGAGCTACTCACACTTGTGGTGTTTTCTAGAAGgaggttgagttggatcttggtggtcactcaattctagaaaacaACCTATAGGTGttggggttgaaggctgtggatttcctctaaggattttgcacaagtgaggcaaggggttaatcgagctccggctctttggagcacctcaacggagagtaggattgcaagattcgaacttcgggaaaaaaaatcatctttgtccactctgtgatgtttctgtgcATGTGCATGTGATTGTGCTACTGCAGTTATCCTGTGATTCATCTCGTGAATTTTAGCTTTAGTCCCTGTTAGTTTTTCCCAGGTTTTTCTATTGCCTGGAAGTTCCGGTACAagaacaccggaagttccggattGTCTGAGCAGACCGGAAATTCCGGTGTTCTAcaccaggaggttccgggcctGTTAaattttaccgctgcgatttgtttgtgattttcaggaaagcctattcaccctgaaagtgcatctaggaccCCTCATTTATTTTGGTGTTAATAACAACACAATTAGAGGTTCACTAATGCTCTTTGTTGAGATGGATGCAAGGATAAAAAGGAGTGGAACTTGAATTTACAAGCTTTGCGGCATCTTTTGTGGTAATTATCTTCTATTCCATGTATATCTTG
Coding sequences:
- the LOC4333262 gene encoding peroxidase 27, with amino-acid sequence MAVRVLLPPPRRWFLLSSLLLVVAAAVPVVHGYGGGGGLTVGFYKESCPEAEKIVRKVVAAAVHDDPTTTAPLLRLHFHDCFVRGCEGSVLINSTKKNTAEKDAKPNHTLDAYDVIDAIKEKLEHKCPATVSCADILAIAARDAVSLATKAVRQGRWSKDGNLYEVETGRRDGRVSSAKEAVTYLPDSFDGIRRLITRFASKGLSLKDLAVLSGAHALGNTHCPSIAKRLRNFTAHHNTDPTLDATYAAGLRRQCRSAKDNTTQLEMVPGSSTTFDATYYGLVAERKGMFHSDEALLRNDVTRGLVYEYMRSEESFLRDFGVSMVNMGRVGVLTGSQGEIRRTCALVN